One Piscinibacter lacus genomic window, CACCGGCGAGATTTCGGACCTGTTGCGCCTGTACCTGAACACCGGCTCCGCCACGGCTCCGGTCGAGGCACTCGCCGAAGATGCTGTGGAGCCACCCGCGGCGCCAGCTCCCGCCGAGCCGCCCGCACTGGACCCGAAGGGCCTTGCCGGCGGCCAGCGGGCCCCTGTCGATGCCGAGACCTTCGAGGCGCTGCTGGAGCGGCGCTCCGAGGTCGGTCAGGCCGGCGAACTGCTTGCGGTGCAGGACGAGCTCAGCCGCTTGGCCGGGCTGGGATGCGCGGAGCCGCATCGCTGGGTGGAGCGCGTGGCACTGGTGGACGTTGGTCGGGGCTACGACATCGCGTCGACCTGGCCTGGACATGAGCGGTTCATCGAGGTCAAGAGCACCACCTCTGCCAGCGGCGGGCTGTTCATCACCAGCAACGAGCGCCGCGTCTTGGCGGACCTGGGCGAGCGGGCCTGGCTGTACCGCGTCGTCCTCAAGGCCGACGGCACGGGGGAGGTCGTCATCCGGCTGCAAGACCCAATGCGAGCGTTGCCGCCAGAGGCGTTCGAGCCGGTGGTCTTCCAGGTAGGGGCTGGAGCGCTGAGTCAGGCCGCCGGGGTATAGCGGGCATCGAGGCGCCGCGACAGGAAAACAAGAGGCAGGGGGAAGAAGTGGACAAGGCGGAGAGCACGAAGGAACTGAGACTGGACCGCCCGTTGCGGGCCGGGACGGCGCTTGACGCCGATGCGCTGGACCGCCGGGCCTTTGCCAGCCGGGTCACCGAAGTCCTGCGACGCATCACGCCGGACGAAGGTCTCGTGGTGTCGGTCGAAGGGCCTTGGGGCAGCGGCAAGACCTCGGTTCTGGCGATGGTTGAAGAACTGCTCAAGGCTGAACCTGACGGCGAGCGCCCGCTCGTCGTTCACTTCAACCCCTGGCTGATTGGTGACCGCGACGCCCTGCTGAGGCAGTTTCTCGCCAGCATCGCCAAGGCTGTCCGCCTGACCGACCATGCCAAGGAGGGCAAGCGGGTCGCGAAGGAGCTCAAGACCTATTCGAAGGCCTTCGATGTCCTGAAACTGATACCCGGTGCGGAGCCGTGGGCCAGCATCGTCAAGTCGGTGGTGGAGTCCGTCGGCGACGCCACCGGCGCTGCCGCCGAGCACAAAACGCCTGATGTCGAGGCACGAAAAGACGCGCTGGAGAAGGCGCTTCGAAAGTTCCCGCAGCGCATCGTCGTCCTGCTGGACGACCTGGACCGCCTGTATCCCGCCGAGGCCTACGAAATGGTGCGCATCGTCAAGGCGGTGGGCGACCTTCCCAACGTCG contains:
- a CDS encoding DUF3883 domain-containing protein, with the translated sequence MRLTPIPKRELKNVGPAIWRAVDVMEKEFGAQLTHDSGHDGDNGEDATTWIFTFPRHADAQVAVAMNVRKLSMLMRGKTLDGRPFDGVASGLAKFEKRYTNPDKGVASSVLGSRAPYLNPSSTNPLWRVVPATGEISDLLRLYLNTGSATAPVEALAEDAVEPPAAPAPAEPPALDPKGLAGGQRAPVDAETFEALLERRSEVGQAGELLAVQDELSRLAGLGCAEPHRWVERVALVDVGRGYDIASTWPGHERFIEVKSTTSASGGLFITSNERRVLADLGERAWLYRVVLKADGTGEVVIRLQDPMRALPPEAFEPVVFQVGAGALSQAAGV